One Acidobacteriaceae bacterium genomic region harbors:
- the dut gene encoding dUTP diphosphatase, with product MNDSKASPRILVQRLLPAAQLPRYAHTGPYGDLAADLFAAEAATLAPIGEPGSTVAVRTGLALELPSSHGALVEDRSGLALRGVTTLAGVIDPGYRGELKVIITNLSPEEQMIAPGHRIAQLRVVERIQASFEETDMLAETPRGQGGFGSTGA from the coding sequence ATGAACGATTCGAAGGCATCGCCCAGGATTCTTGTGCAGCGTCTGCTGCCGGCAGCGCAACTGCCTCGATATGCGCACACCGGACCCTACGGGGATCTGGCCGCAGATTTATTCGCGGCAGAGGCCGCCACGCTAGCCCCGATCGGCGAGCCAGGCAGCACGGTTGCCGTGCGCACCGGACTCGCGCTGGAGCTGCCATCGTCACACGGCGCGCTGGTGGAAGACCGCTCCGGGTTGGCGCTGCGCGGTGTCACGACGCTTGCCGGCGTGATCGATCCGGGCTATCGCGGCGAGCTGAAGGTCATCATCACGAACCTGTCGCCGGAGGAGCAGATGATTGCGCCCGGGCACAGAATTGCGCAGCTGCGCGTGGTGGAACGCATCCAGGCGAGCTTTGAAGAGACGGACATGCTTGCGGAGACGCCGCGTGGACAAGGCGGCTTCGGGTCTACCGGAGCATAG
- a CDS encoding DUF4126 domain-containing protein: MFDPGRLTALLVAVSFAAGLNLYVTIAVLGLLARFHALQLPAGLSMLDHTWVIALAIGLSAIEAVADKIPYFDLVWNAVHTFIRVPAAAILAYQAANQLSPAEHALVTVAAAAIAGVAHTAKTSARVAVSATPEPLSNAVLSASEDVAAGGITWIATVHPYAGAAIVVAALLAAIILMRFLLRGARRVVARLRGQPAAA; encoded by the coding sequence ATGTTCGATCCGGGCAGACTTACCGCGTTGCTTGTGGCTGTCAGCTTCGCGGCTGGGTTGAACCTGTACGTAACGATCGCGGTTCTCGGCCTGCTGGCTCGCTTCCACGCGCTGCAACTGCCCGCAGGTCTGTCGATGCTGGATCACACCTGGGTGATTGCGCTCGCGATCGGCCTCAGCGCGATCGAGGCGGTCGCCGACAAGATTCCCTATTTCGACCTGGTCTGGAACGCTGTTCACACCTTCATTCGCGTGCCGGCGGCGGCGATTCTTGCCTACCAGGCGGCAAATCAACTGTCGCCGGCGGAGCACGCTCTGGTAACCGTGGCTGCGGCGGCGATTGCGGGTGTGGCTCACACGGCGAAGACTTCGGCGCGGGTAGCGGTCTCGGCGACGCCCGAGCCGCTTTCAAACGCCGTGCTGAGCGCGTCAGAAGATGTTGCCGCGGGAGGAATCACGTGGATCGCAACCGTGCATCCGTACGCCGGCGCAGCGATTGTCGTGGCGGCACTCCTGGCGGCCATCATCCTGATGCGATTCCTTCTCCGCGGTGCGCGCAGAGTCGTGGCGCGGCTGCGCGGCCAGCCGGCCGCCGCCTGA
- a CDS encoding TonB-dependent receptor produces MPLVRFTLALAFFTGSPLFAQSPIDGALRGRILTPPGTPDVAVSMLIQRDDSSWRQRISSARDGSFTFLDLPPGDYTLAAGQCAAQPVSISPGAITEATIDLASCAPPQPQVPPTAALLTLDALELSELDSAAHDATLAGAPADETTGDEPATPAAARETAELGSAGPSVSGLSPTANSTLLDGLSTMQNFRSGPRGSAAGGPRTSATFNESATRSFQLQPHSFSAQYGGAGGVIAVTSRGQAERFHGTAFALTRQSVFAATNPFSIVTHYNDGAVTSELLKPADSLAQFGAAVGLPLSRVPSPWLRHASLYTSLEIQLRSGQIVSTPATANFYALTPEQLALLANRGVSPAAANTALNFLDSLSGAQQRNASRFLSFARLDIVLTPRQQLTFGYIGNRFDSPTGSGTGASEGVVPRGRASLATSTLHVDAVTSRWLYRVSPLSTNELRGQFARDLEYETPHAPLPQEPAISAGGFAPQVSIAPNGFSYGTPSSVGRTAYPDERRLQLADTFSLAHGRHLLVAGADWSRITDIIAGSTNAAGTFLYDSGTTNGRDGGLADWITDYTFNVHAYPNGACPSITAAVHYFCFRSFTQNFSAASSQFVTHEFALFGEDALRLPHSLSLTVGARYDYTLLPPPQNPNPQLDQIISTFGSAIGGATSVIPEDRNNLGPRFSLAWAPRRGRILVARLGYGVFYGRIAGATVNAALTDTALTNTTRRIRITPSTITECPQVANQGFGYPCAYTAEPPSAVAQTTSALIFSNRFRLPAVQRATLSLEHGTRHIQFRAGYAMAIATQLPQTIDLNITPSPTIKQFILQGGDTYPGLFSGQTFTVPLYTTRRTTAFGPVTALVSNANATYHSFNAEGRLHLRSAQFRGSYTFARAIDYGPQLSATPRENGQFDPFTDAYDKGLSSLDIRHRFAGDLLLRSSLHHGPESFRRTLSGWQLATIAAVGSGAPYSYGIFGGTALSGGRDSINGSGGATYLPTLGRNTLRLPMRSHLDLRAGRGFTFHEHIRLNAFAQAFNLLNTQSLSRVETRAFLVGTPATTGAPTPLIFQNAPTVAAEGITTPPFGSPTSSTAGVSRERQLEIGLRLEF; encoded by the coding sequence TTGCCGCTGGTCCGTTTCACCCTCGCACTCGCTTTCTTCACGGGCTCTCCGTTGTTCGCTCAGAGTCCCATCGATGGCGCATTGCGTGGACGCATCCTCACGCCACCCGGGACACCCGACGTAGCCGTCAGCATGCTGATCCAGCGCGACGACAGCTCGTGGCGGCAGAGGATCTCTTCCGCGCGCGACGGTTCCTTCACTTTCCTGGACCTGCCGCCCGGCGACTACACACTCGCTGCGGGTCAGTGCGCTGCGCAGCCCGTCTCCATCTCGCCCGGCGCGATCACGGAAGCGACCATCGACCTCGCCTCGTGCGCTCCTCCGCAACCGCAAGTCCCACCAACTGCCGCGCTCCTCACATTGGACGCGCTCGAGCTCTCCGAACTTGATTCCGCCGCGCATGACGCGACTCTCGCCGGCGCCCCGGCAGACGAGACCACTGGCGACGAACCCGCCACGCCCGCAGCCGCGCGTGAGACAGCGGAGCTCGGTTCCGCCGGCCCAAGCGTCAGCGGCCTGTCGCCGACTGCAAATTCCACGCTGCTCGACGGCCTCTCCACCATGCAGAACTTCCGCTCCGGTCCGCGTGGCTCAGCCGCCGGAGGCCCCCGCACCTCGGCCACCTTCAACGAGTCCGCCACACGTTCGTTCCAGCTCCAGCCGCACTCCTTTTCCGCGCAGTATGGCGGCGCCGGCGGCGTCATCGCCGTCACGTCGCGCGGTCAGGCCGAGCGTTTCCACGGCACGGCATTCGCTCTCACGCGCCAGAGCGTCTTCGCCGCAACCAATCCCTTCTCGATCGTCACGCACTATAACGACGGCGCGGTCACATCGGAGCTGCTCAAACCCGCAGACAGCCTCGCGCAGTTTGGCGCGGCCGTCGGACTTCCACTCTCTCGCGTTCCTTCGCCATGGTTGCGTCACGCCTCGCTGTACACCTCGCTGGAGATCCAACTTCGCTCCGGCCAAATCGTCTCTACTCCCGCGACGGCAAACTTCTATGCGCTCACGCCGGAACAGCTCGCGCTTCTCGCGAACCGCGGCGTCTCTCCCGCTGCTGCGAACACCGCGCTCAATTTCCTCGATAGCCTCAGCGGCGCGCAGCAGCGCAACGCCAGCCGCTTCCTGAGCTTCGCGCGCCTCGACATTGTGCTCACGCCGAGGCAGCAGCTCACGTTCGGCTACATCGGCAACCGCTTCGACTCGCCGACCGGCTCCGGCACCGGCGCCTCCGAAGGTGTGGTTCCGCGCGGCCGCGCCAGCCTCGCCACCAGCACGCTGCACGTCGATGCCGTTACGAGCCGCTGGCTCTATCGCGTGTCGCCGCTCTCGACGAACGAACTCCGCGGCCAGTTCGCGCGCGACCTCGAATATGAAACCCCGCACGCGCCGCTCCCGCAGGAGCCCGCCATCAGCGCCGGCGGTTTCGCTCCGCAGGTTTCCATCGCGCCCAACGGATTCAGCTACGGTACGCCATCCAGCGTCGGCCGCACCGCGTATCCAGACGAACGCCGCCTGCAACTCGCCGACACGTTCTCACTTGCTCACGGCCGCCACCTGCTTGTCGCTGGCGCCGACTGGAGCCGCATCACCGACATCATCGCCGGATCGACGAATGCCGCCGGCACCTTCCTCTACGACAGCGGTACCACCAACGGCCGCGATGGCGGCCTCGCCGACTGGATCACCGACTACACCTTCAACGTCCACGCGTATCCCAACGGCGCCTGCCCGAGCATCACCGCCGCAGTCCACTACTTCTGCTTCCGCAGCTTCACGCAGAACTTCAGCGCCGCATCCTCGCAATTCGTTACGCACGAATTTGCCCTCTTCGGCGAAGACGCTCTTCGTCTCCCGCACTCACTTTCCCTCACCGTCGGCGCGCGCTACGACTACACTCTCCTTCCTCCACCGCAAAATCCAAACCCCCAACTGGACCAGATCATAAGCACCTTTGGCTCGGCCATCGGCGGTGCCACTTCTGTCATTCCCGAAGACCGCAACAACCTCGGTCCGAGATTTTCGCTCGCCTGGGCACCACGGCGCGGCCGCATCCTCGTCGCACGTCTTGGCTACGGCGTGTTCTACGGCCGCATCGCCGGAGCCACCGTCAACGCCGCACTCACCGATACCGCACTCACCAACACGACCCGCCGCATCCGCATCACGCCGTCCACCATCACCGAATGCCCGCAAGTTGCCAACCAGGGCTTCGGCTATCCCTGCGCCTACACCGCGGAGCCTCCGTCTGCCGTTGCGCAGACGACCTCCGCGCTCATCTTCTCCAACCGCTTCCGTCTCCCGGCCGTGCAGCGCGCGACGCTCTCGCTTGAACACGGCACCCGCCACATCCAATTCCGCGCCGGTTACGCCATGGCCATTGCCACGCAGCTTCCGCAGACCATCGACCTCAACATCACGCCCTCGCCAACAATCAAGCAGTTCATTCTCCAGGGAGGCGATACCTACCCCGGCCTCTTCTCCGGCCAGACCTTCACCGTTCCGCTTTACACCACTCGGCGCACAACCGCCTTCGGTCCCGTCACCGCACTTGTCTCCAACGCGAACGCCACCTATCACTCCTTCAACGCCGAAGGCCGCCTGCACCTGCGCTCTGCACAATTCCGCGGCAGCTACACCTTCGCCCGCGCCATCGACTACGGCCCTCAGCTCTCCGCAACGCCCCGCGAAAACGGCCAGTTCGACCCCTTCACCGATGCCTACGATAAAGGCCTCTCCAGCCTCGACATCCGCCATCGCTTTGCCGGCGATCTTCTCCTCCGCTCTTCGCTGCACCACGGACCGGAGTCCTTCCGCCGCACGCTTTCCGGCTGGCAGCTCGCGACCATTGCTGCCGTCGGCAGCGGCGCTCCGTACAGCTATGGCATCTTCGGCGGCACGGCGCTCTCCGGTGGCCGCGACTCCATCAACGGCTCCGGCGGAGCCACGTATCTCCCCACCCTCGGCCGCAACACTCTGCGCCTGCCCATGCGCAGTCACCTCGATCTCCGCGCCGGCCGCGGGTTCACGTTCCACGAGCACATCCGGCTCAACGCCTTTGCCCAAGCGTTCAACCTCCTGAACACCCAAAGCCTCTCGCGCGTCGAAACCCGTGCCTTTCTCGTCGGCACGCCTGCAACCACCGGCGCCCCCACGCCGCTGATCTTTCAGAACGCCCCAACCGTCGCGGCCGAGGGCATCACGACTCCGCCATTCGGCAGTCCAACCTCTTCAACCGCTGGAGTTAGCCGCGAGCGCCAGCTCGAAATAGGACTACGACTTGAGTTCTAA
- a CDS encoding VTT domain-containing protein yields MSLLAAVQNHGYAATALILLLSSCGLPLPLSIVLLTAGAAASAGSLNLGLVILCAASAALLGDTIMYFGGRFTGWWLLAGLCRVSLNPETCIFGSARSFYRRGPRTLLFAKFVPGLGTVAAPLAGSLNMRLTRFLKLDACGVLFYTTAWSTVGFLCAPFLRDIVRWVVRVGHLTAATLSGVVVLYILWLLGSSLRDNRFSNIERVAADQLYDRLKAATHDKLLVIADVRSHGYYDPSAQRIKNSIRVEPNRLREELEALREFMAPECEIYLYCSCARDATSVRVARELEKENCSTKVIAGGLKAWIKAGGPLEPVPPTDVEHLPKFN; encoded by the coding sequence ATGAGCCTGCTTGCCGCAGTGCAGAATCACGGGTATGCGGCGACGGCGCTCATTCTGCTGCTGTCGTCATGCGGCCTTCCGCTGCCCCTTTCCATCGTGCTCCTCACCGCCGGAGCCGCCGCCAGCGCCGGTTCGCTGAACCTCGGTCTGGTCATCCTGTGCGCCGCCTCCGCCGCGCTCCTCGGCGACACCATCATGTATTTCGGCGGCCGATTTACAGGTTGGTGGCTCCTCGCCGGCCTCTGCCGTGTCAGCCTCAATCCGGAGACCTGCATCTTCGGCTCCGCGCGCTCGTTTTATCGCCGCGGGCCGCGCACCCTGCTGTTCGCCAAGTTTGTCCCGGGTCTCGGCACGGTTGCCGCTCCGCTGGCCGGCAGCCTCAACATGCGCCTCACCCGCTTCCTCAAGCTCGACGCCTGTGGCGTGCTCTTCTACACCACCGCATGGAGCACCGTCGGCTTCCTCTGCGCGCCATTTCTCCGCGACATCGTCCGCTGGGTTGTTCGGGTCGGGCATCTCACCGCAGCCACTCTCAGCGGCGTGGTCGTGCTGTATATCCTCTGGCTGCTCGGCAGCTCTTTGCGCGACAACCGCTTCAGCAACATCGAGCGCGTCGCCGCCGACCAGCTCTACGACCGCCTGAAAGCGGCGACGCACGATAAGCTCCTCGTGATTGCCGATGTTCGTTCGCACGGCTATTACGATCCCTCCGCGCAACGCATCAAGAACTCCATCCGCGTCGAGCCCAACCGCCTCCGCGAAGAGCTCGAGGCCCTGCGCGAGTTCATGGCGCCGGAGTGCGAGATCTATCTCTACTGCTCCTGCGCCCGCGACGCCACCAGCGTTCGCGTCGCGCGCGAGCTCGAAAAAGAGAACTGCTCCACCAAAGTGATCGCCGGCGGACTGAAGGCATGGATCAAAGCTGGTGGTCCGCTGGAACCAGTACCGCCCACCGACGTCGAGCATCTACCGAAATTCAACTAA
- a CDS encoding FAD-dependent oxidoreductase has protein sequence MSFDYDVLIAGAGPAGCAAAYDLARAGKRVLMLDRRTFPRHKACACGLTRKTLRALRYSVDPVVERVCREVVLQEAGPQFHEGVRVADKSCEVRLRTRNAICAMAVREKFDAFCLQQTLAAGAEMRKIDAIVAVRESRERVEIEVATGDGTTATLRAPVLIGADGSNGQMRRLAAGLDAQRDELGYELRNGAWIESRTTELPNEPAWYARGFAMEATVPFEVLPRELPAGDAPHDLVFDFAPIAGGYGWLFPKGDHINVGVGGFVPKDRAENADAMNYENVTRGLLENYTRQKLGVELSEVQAHVSGQHLGLGGHTYVPRGRVLLAGDAAGLVDPLTGEGIHSAIVSGQAAAAAVMKCEDADGASLSAEYAERLKELQAMLAFSSDAAKSFYREPGRGFRVVRKRLLQQLMLKTYADGLPYAKLLAGIRAMAKSVS, from the coding sequence ATGTCCTTCGACTATGACGTTTTGATTGCCGGTGCGGGGCCGGCTGGATGTGCCGCGGCATATGACCTGGCGCGCGCGGGCAAGCGTGTGCTGATGCTCGACCGCCGGACGTTTCCGAGGCACAAGGCGTGCGCGTGCGGGCTGACGCGGAAGACGCTGCGGGCGCTGCGGTATTCCGTAGATCCAGTGGTGGAGCGGGTGTGCCGCGAGGTGGTGCTGCAGGAGGCAGGGCCGCAGTTTCATGAGGGCGTTCGTGTTGCGGACAAGAGCTGCGAGGTGCGGCTGCGCACGCGCAACGCGATCTGCGCGATGGCGGTGCGCGAGAAGTTTGACGCGTTCTGCCTGCAGCAGACGCTGGCTGCCGGCGCCGAGATGAGAAAGATCGATGCGATTGTTGCGGTGCGCGAATCGCGGGAGCGGGTTGAGATTGAAGTTGCGACGGGCGACGGAACCACAGCGACACTGCGCGCTCCGGTGCTGATTGGTGCGGATGGATCGAACGGGCAGATGCGGAGGCTGGCGGCGGGGCTGGATGCGCAGCGGGATGAGTTGGGCTATGAGTTGCGCAATGGGGCCTGGATTGAGAGCAGGACTACGGAGTTGCCGAACGAACCTGCCTGGTACGCGCGAGGATTTGCGATGGAGGCGACGGTGCCTTTTGAGGTGCTGCCGCGCGAGTTGCCCGCCGGAGATGCACCGCATGACCTCGTGTTTGATTTTGCTCCGATTGCGGGCGGCTATGGTTGGCTGTTTCCGAAAGGCGATCACATCAATGTGGGTGTCGGCGGGTTTGTGCCCAAGGATCGAGCTGAAAATGCCGATGCAATGAACTATGAGAATGTGACGCGGGGATTGCTGGAGAACTATACACGGCAGAAGCTCGGCGTGGAACTGAGCGAGGTGCAGGCACATGTGTCGGGGCAGCATCTGGGGCTGGGCGGACACACGTATGTGCCGCGCGGGCGGGTGTTGCTGGCAGGAGATGCGGCGGGATTGGTGGACCCGTTGACCGGCGAGGGGATTCATTCGGCGATTGTGAGCGGGCAGGCAGCGGCAGCCGCTGTGATGAAGTGTGAAGATGCAGACGGTGCTTCACTGAGCGCGGAGTATGCAGAGCGGCTGAAGGAGCTGCAGGCGATGCTGGCGTTCTCAAGCGATGCGGCGAAGAGCTTTTATCGGGAGCCGGGGCGGGGGTTTCGCGTGGTGCGCAAGAGGCTGCTGCAGCAGTTGATGCTGAAGACGTATGCGGATGGATTGCCCTATGCGAAGCTGCTGGCAGGAATACGCGCGATGGCGAAATCGGTATCGTGA
- a CDS encoding LLM class flavin-dependent oxidoreductase, giving the protein MSAGIRLSVLDQSPVPAGATPGQALENSLDLARHVDALGYTRLWYSEHHAMDLLACTAPEILVARAAGATERIRVGSGGVMLPHYSPYKVAEVFRTLEAMFPGRIDLGIGRAPGGGQLEMHALRRTRQGPMVDDFPQQLAELRAFLHPERFPAGHAFARLRVAPASEGAPDVWLLGSSMWSAVAAAQEGLPYAFAHFFSAQGTRQAIDYYQRNFVPGPDRSEPEATIAIGAICAPTQEEAEHLHASVRLLQRRIRQDDRRPVAAPEDALRELEAGPAVPNPLLSFSIGSLDQPESEFPRYVVGTPERVAEELTGIARELEIGELIVNTITHSHEARKRSYALLAEAMGLVANASEAVVQRV; this is encoded by the coding sequence ATGAGCGCAGGGATACGGCTGTCGGTGCTGGACCAGTCGCCGGTGCCGGCGGGAGCGACGCCGGGGCAGGCGCTGGAGAATTCGCTGGATTTGGCGCGGCATGTGGATGCGCTGGGATACACGCGGCTGTGGTACTCGGAACACCATGCGATGGATCTGCTGGCGTGTACGGCGCCGGAGATCCTGGTGGCGCGCGCGGCGGGGGCGACGGAGAGGATCCGTGTGGGGTCGGGCGGCGTGATGCTGCCGCACTATTCGCCGTATAAGGTGGCGGAGGTGTTTCGCACGCTGGAGGCGATGTTTCCGGGCAGGATCGATCTGGGGATCGGGCGGGCGCCGGGTGGCGGTCAGTTGGAGATGCATGCGCTGCGACGGACGCGGCAGGGGCCGATGGTGGATGACTTTCCGCAACAGCTGGCGGAGCTGCGGGCGTTTCTGCATCCGGAGCGGTTTCCGGCAGGGCACGCGTTTGCGCGGCTGCGGGTGGCTCCGGCGAGCGAGGGAGCGCCGGACGTGTGGCTGCTGGGGTCGAGCATGTGGTCGGCGGTGGCGGCGGCGCAGGAGGGTCTGCCGTATGCGTTTGCACACTTCTTTTCGGCGCAGGGAACGCGGCAGGCGATCGACTATTACCAGCGGAACTTTGTGCCTGGGCCAGACCGGAGCGAGCCCGAGGCGACGATTGCGATTGGGGCGATTTGCGCCCCCACGCAGGAAGAGGCAGAGCATTTGCATGCGTCGGTGCGGCTGCTGCAGCGACGAATCAGGCAGGATGACCGCAGGCCGGTGGCGGCACCGGAAGATGCGCTGCGGGAGCTCGAGGCTGGACCGGCGGTGCCGAATCCGCTGCTGTCGTTCAGCATTGGGTCGCTGGATCAGCCGGAATCGGAGTTTCCAAGATATGTGGTCGGGACACCGGAGCGCGTGGCGGAGGAGCTCACAGGCATTGCGCGGGAGTTGGAGATCGGGGAGCTGATCGTGAACACGATTACGCACTCGCATGAGGCAAGGAAGCGGAGCTATGCGCTGCTGGCCGAGGCGATGGGATTGGTCGCGAATGCTTCTGAGGCTGTCGTTCAGCGTGTATAA
- a CDS encoding ABC transporter ATP-binding protein yields MTSAPSPAPLLAARDLRIAFSGREAVHGISFDIAPGETLGLVGESGSGKSATSLALLRLLPPTATITGNLQLTAADNNPEDLLTLSEGHMRAHRGRSIAMIFQEPMTALNPVMRVGRQIAEAVLAHHPRIPRAELNQRVLAALHEVALPDPERRLRDYPHQFSGGQRQRIMIAMALINRPRLLIADEPTTALDVTVQAQIIALLKRLRAEHGLSMLFISHDLAVVGQIADRILVMRHGRIVEHGPTQQVLTAPQHDYTRQLLASVPSMRTPRDEPLATLSRA; encoded by the coding sequence GTGACTTCTGCACCCTCCCCGGCCCCGCTGCTCGCCGCGCGCGATCTCCGCATCGCCTTCTCCGGCCGCGAAGCCGTCCACGGCATCTCCTTCGACATCGCGCCAGGCGAAACCCTCGGCCTCGTCGGCGAATCCGGCTCCGGCAAATCCGCGACCTCGCTCGCGCTGCTTCGCCTCCTCCCGCCCACCGCCACCATCACCGGCAACCTCCAACTCACCGCAGCAGACAACAACCCAGAAGACCTCCTCACCCTCAGCGAAGGTCACATGCGCGCACACCGCGGCCGCTCCATCGCGATGATCTTTCAGGAGCCCATGACCGCGCTTAATCCGGTCATGCGCGTCGGCCGCCAGATCGCCGAAGCCGTCCTCGCGCACCACCCACGCATCCCTCGCGCCGAACTCAACCAACGCGTCCTCGCCGCGCTCCACGAGGTCGCGCTCCCCGACCCAGAGCGCCGCCTCCGCGACTACCCGCATCAGTTCTCCGGCGGCCAGCGCCAGCGCATCATGATCGCCATGGCGCTCATCAATCGCCCGCGCCTCCTCATCGCCGACGAGCCCACCACCGCACTCGACGTCACCGTGCAGGCGCAGATCATCGCACTCCTCAAGCGCCTCCGCGCCGAGCACGGCCTCTCCATGCTCTTCATCTCGCACGACCTCGCCGTCGTCGGCCAGATCGCCGACCGCATCCTCGTCATGCGCCACGGCCGCATCGTCGAGCACGGTCCCACCCAACAGGTCCTCACCGCACCCCAGCACGACTACACACGCCAGCTCCTCGCCTCCGTCCCCTCCATGCGCACACCACGAGACGAGCCTTTAGCTACACTCTCAAGAGCCTGA
- a CDS encoding metallophosphoesterase family protein: MRALVVSDIHGNLQALQAVLAAAGSFDELWNLGDTVGYGANPNEVIDTIRPLARINVRGNHDRVCCGLTSSQGFNPIAAEAAAWTHRNLTPANLAWLRAMPQGPVLASERALCAHGSPLNEDHYIISMRDAWSPLQRMSTEITFFGHTHVQGAFSQHAPEWQEIRPIYNTQSEPEQFSIDVPVGSRHLINPGSVGQPRDADWRAGFAIYDTAADRVTFFRIPYDVAGAQQAIRNAHLPERLASRLRAGR, translated from the coding sequence ATGCGCGCTCTCGTCGTCTCCGACATCCACGGCAACCTCCAGGCTCTCCAGGCCGTGCTCGCCGCGGCCGGTTCATTCGACGAGCTCTGGAATCTCGGCGACACCGTTGGCTACGGCGCCAATCCCAACGAGGTCATCGACACCATCCGCCCGCTCGCGCGCATCAACGTGCGCGGCAATCACGATCGCGTCTGCTGCGGCCTCACCAGCTCGCAAGGCTTCAACCCCATCGCCGCCGAAGCCGCCGCCTGGACCCACCGTAATCTCACGCCCGCAAATCTCGCGTGGCTGCGCGCCATGCCGCAGGGCCCCGTCCTCGCCTCGGAGCGCGCGCTCTGCGCCCACGGATCTCCGCTCAACGAAGACCACTACATCATCTCCATGCGCGACGCCTGGTCGCCTCTGCAGCGAATGTCTACCGAGATCACCTTCTTCGGCCACACCCACGTGCAGGGAGCCTTCTCGCAACACGCTCCCGAGTGGCAGGAGATTCGCCCCATCTACAACACGCAGAGCGAACCGGAGCAGTTCTCGATCGACGTTCCCGTGGGCTCACGTCACCTCATCAACCCAGGCTCCGTCGGCCAGCCTCGCGACGCCGACTGGCGCGCCGGCTTCGCCATCTACGACACCGCCGCCGATCGCGTCACCTTCTTCCGCATCCCCTACGACGTCGCCGGCGCGCAACAAGCCATCCGCAACGCGCACCTGCCGGAACGCCTCGCCTCCCGTCTCAGGGCGGGCAGGTAG
- a CDS encoding dihydrofolate reductase family protein, translating to MRPLRYSINVTLDGCCDHRAASPDEDLFRNAIANIEQADALLFGRVTYKMMETAWRPPAETGVKPDWLKLALGLDFARTIHAKKKYVVSSTLDRVDWNAEFLRGNLEQAVQQLKQQPGKTIFTGGVKLPFALAELGLIDEYEFVVHPRVVGHGPTLFAGLSKPLDLTLVSRLEFGSGAVAMRYVPREVNNE from the coding sequence ATGCGCCCCCTTCGCTATTCCATCAACGTCACCCTGGACGGCTGCTGCGATCATCGTGCAGCGTCCCCGGACGAAGACTTATTTCGCAACGCGATCGCGAACATCGAGCAGGCCGATGCTCTCCTCTTTGGCCGGGTAACCTACAAAATGATGGAGACAGCTTGGCGGCCGCCGGCGGAGACCGGAGTGAAGCCTGACTGGCTGAAACTCGCGCTCGGCCTCGACTTCGCCCGGACAATCCACGCGAAAAAGAAATACGTTGTCTCGAGCACCCTGGACCGCGTCGATTGGAACGCGGAGTTCCTGCGCGGCAATCTGGAGCAGGCCGTTCAGCAGCTCAAGCAGCAGCCGGGCAAGACGATCTTCACAGGAGGCGTCAAACTCCCGTTTGCGTTGGCGGAGCTCGGGCTGATCGATGAGTACGAGTTCGTGGTGCACCCCAGGGTAGTGGGCCACGGACCAACGTTGTTCGCGGGCCTGTCGAAGCCTCTCGACCTGACGCTCGTCAGCCGGCTGGAGTTCGGCTCGGGAGCAGTGGCGATGCGCTATGTGCCGAGAGAAGTGAATAATGAATAG